A stretch of the Agrobacterium vitis genome encodes the following:
- a CDS encoding thermonuclease family protein, with protein MIKPDKKATWQKPRVLLSLAVTTVTIMTIFAMPNTAVSAERVVLPSAIRKCETVKRITCVVDGDTLWLRGDKIRVADIDTPEISEPKCASELRRGNKATERFVTLINQGPFELHAWPGRDTDRYERKLRVLVRDGRSLSDILVSEGLARTWAGRREPWCGR; from the coding sequence TTGATCAAACCCGACAAGAAAGCCACTTGGCAGAAGCCTCGTGTGTTACTCTCGCTCGCCGTTACAACCGTCACGATCATGACGATTTTCGCCATGCCAAACACAGCTGTCTCTGCCGAGCGCGTCGTGCTTCCGAGCGCTATCCGGAAATGTGAGACAGTCAAGCGGATCACATGCGTCGTCGACGGCGATACGCTTTGGCTGCGCGGTGACAAAATCCGCGTTGCCGATATCGACACGCCGGAAATTAGCGAGCCGAAATGCGCCTCGGAACTGAGGCGCGGCAACAAAGCCACCGAGCGGTTTGTCACGCTGATCAACCAAGGACCGTTTGAGCTTCACGCGTGGCCGGGAAGGGATACCGACCGATACGAGCGCAAGCTTCGCGTCCTTGTCAGAGACGGCCGCAGCCTCAGCGATATTCTCGTCTCGGAGGGTCTGGCACGAACCTGGGCCGGCCGGCGCGAGCCATGGTGCGGTCGATGA
- a CDS encoding WGR domain-containing protein translates to MITQRYQLYIERTDRARNMARFYALSIEPNLFGEACLTRRWGRIGTAGQGLIHHFKLEKDAVVLFLELLRQKRGRGYRTVVRNRRLDG, encoded by the coding sequence ATGATCACCCAGCGCTACCAGCTTTATATCGAGCGGACCGACCGCGCCAGAAACATGGCTCGCTTCTATGCGCTATCCATCGAACCGAATCTTTTTGGTGAAGCATGCCTGACGCGCCGCTGGGGACGGATCGGGACGGCAGGGCAAGGTCTGATCCACCATTTCAAGCTGGAAAAGGATGCCGTGGTTCTCTTCCTGGAGCTGCTTCGGCAAAAGCGAGGTCGCGGATATCGAACGGTCGTGCGAAACAGGCGACTGGATGGCTAA
- the traG gene encoding Ti-type conjugative transfer system protein TraG, which yields MTINRIALVVVPPVLMISVVIGMTGIEQWLAGFGKTEAARLAWGRAGIALPYVASAAAGILFLFATAGSVNIKQTGWGVLAGCNATMLIAAARETMRLAAFTKALNADKSVLSYLDPATAIGAGAALMCACFALRVALVGNAAFARAEPKRIQGKRALHGEADWMKLAEAAVLFPDAGGIVIGERYRADKDSVGSQAFRADSAETWGAGGKSPLLCFDGSFGSSHGIVFAGSGGFKTTSVTIPTALKWGGTLVVLDPSNEVAPMVSAHRSGAGRDVFVLDPKKPEIGFNALDWVGSFGGTKEEDIASVASWIMSDTGGARGVRDDFFRASALQLLTALIADVCLSGHTEEKDQTLRQVRMNLSEPEPTLRKRLQDVYDNSGSDFVKENVAAFVNMTPETFSGVYANAVKETHWLSYPNYAALVSGKKFSTGDIAAGNTDVFINIDLKTLETHSGLARVIIGSFLNAIYNHDGQIKGRALFLLDEVARLGYMRIIETARDAGRKYGITLTMIYQSIGQMRETYGGRDAASKWFESASWISFAAINDPETADYISGRCGMTTVEIDQISRSFQARGSSRTRSKQLASRPLIQPHEVLRMRADEQIVFTAGNAPLRCGRAIWFRRADMKSCVGENRFQKSVTTADVSLQTVNRTDK from the coding sequence ATGACGATCAATAGGATCGCGCTCGTCGTTGTGCCTCCGGTGCTGATGATCTCGGTCGTCATCGGAATGACGGGGATCGAGCAGTGGCTTGCAGGCTTCGGAAAGACCGAGGCCGCGCGATTGGCATGGGGGCGGGCGGGCATCGCATTGCCCTATGTGGCCAGCGCGGCGGCCGGAATTCTGTTCCTGTTCGCGACCGCCGGCTCGGTGAATATCAAGCAGACAGGATGGGGCGTCCTTGCCGGATGTAACGCGACGATGCTGATAGCGGCCGCGCGCGAAACAATGCGACTTGCCGCTTTCACGAAGGCGCTCAACGCCGACAAGTCGGTCTTGAGCTATCTCGATCCAGCAACGGCGATCGGAGCGGGCGCAGCGCTTATGTGCGCCTGCTTCGCACTCCGCGTGGCGCTTGTCGGCAATGCGGCGTTCGCAAGGGCCGAGCCCAAACGCATCCAGGGCAAGCGGGCCCTCCACGGCGAAGCGGATTGGATGAAGCTAGCCGAGGCCGCGGTGTTGTTTCCGGACGCTGGCGGCATCGTCATCGGCGAACGCTATCGGGCCGACAAAGACAGCGTCGGGAGCCAAGCCTTTCGAGCCGATAGCGCTGAGACGTGGGGCGCCGGCGGCAAGTCTCCGCTGCTGTGCTTCGATGGCTCGTTCGGCTCGTCGCATGGAATCGTATTTGCTGGATCCGGCGGTTTCAAAACGACGTCGGTGACAATCCCGACCGCGCTCAAATGGGGTGGCACGCTGGTCGTGCTTGACCCATCGAACGAGGTCGCACCGATGGTCTCTGCGCATCGAAGCGGGGCGGGAAGGGACGTGTTTGTCCTCGATCCGAAGAAGCCGGAAATCGGCTTTAATGCTCTTGATTGGGTCGGAAGTTTCGGCGGAACCAAGGAAGAGGACATCGCCTCGGTCGCCTCATGGATCATGAGCGACACCGGCGGCGCGCGCGGTGTCCGTGACGACTTCTTTCGCGCCTCAGCGCTGCAGCTTCTCACAGCGCTGATTGCCGATGTCTGCTTGTCCGGTCACACGGAAGAGAAGGACCAGACGCTTCGGCAGGTGCGCATGAATCTTTCGGAGCCAGAGCCGACATTGCGCAAGCGACTGCAGGACGTCTACGACAATTCCGGCTCGGATTTCGTGAAGGAGAATGTCGCAGCCTTCGTCAACATGACGCCCGAAACCTTCTCGGGTGTTTATGCCAATGCCGTCAAGGAAACACACTGGCTGTCCTATCCGAACTATGCCGCCCTCGTTTCGGGAAAGAAGTTCTCGACCGGCGATATCGCTGCGGGAAACACCGACGTCTTCATCAATATCGATCTCAAGACCTTGGAGACCCACTCCGGTCTTGCGCGGGTCATCATCGGCTCATTTCTGAATGCGATCTACAATCACGACGGACAGATCAAGGGTCGCGCGCTGTTTCTCCTCGATGAGGTCGCTCGTCTCGGTTACATGAGGATCATCGAAACTGCGCGTGACGCCGGACGCAAATACGGCATCACGCTGACGATGATCTACCAGTCGATCGGTCAGATGCGCGAGACTTATGGCGGTCGCGACGCTGCAAGCAAATGGTTCGAGAGTGCCAGCTGGATTTCGTTTGCCGCGATCAACGATCCCGAGACCGCCGATTATATCTCCGGACGCTGCGGCATGACTACCGTCGAAATAGATCAGATCAGCCGCAGTTTCCAGGCGCGCGGATCCTCGCGCACGCGATCAAAGCAACTGGCGTCGAGACCGCTGATCCAGCCGCACGAAGTGCTGCGCATGCGCGCCGACGAGCAGATCGTCTTTACGGCCGGCAACGCGCCATTGCGATGCGGCCGCGCCATCTGGTTCCGCCGCGCTGACATGAAATCCTGCGTCGGAGAGAACCGCTTCCAGAAGAGCGTCACCACCGCAGACGTCTCTCTGCAGACTGTCAATCGAACTGATAAATAG
- the traD gene encoding type IV conjugative transfer system coupling protein TraD: MARTMTSDARKKDTREKIELGGLIVKAGLRYENRALLLGMLLDAARRTKGDEGERSRLTSIGVEAFGNDDQ; encoded by the coding sequence ATGGCGAGAACGATGACATCCGACGCCCGCAAGAAGGATACGCGCGAAAAGATCGAACTCGGCGGCCTGATCGTCAAAGCCGGGCTGCGCTACGAGAATCGCGCGCTGTTACTGGGCATGCTTCTCGATGCCGCCCGCCGGACCAAGGGCGACGAGGGCGAGCGGTCCAGGCTCACGTCAATCGGCGTGGAGGCCTTCGGCAATGACGATCAATAG
- the traC gene encoding conjugal transfer protein TraC: protein MKKPSSKIRDEIAKLQEQLKLAETREAERIGRIALKAGLGEIEIDEADLQAAFEQLTKRFRGGQGATTGGKKGAGDSGGAASTAADASGAGAGSAGEA, encoded by the coding sequence ATGAAGAAACCATCCTCGAAAATCCGTGATGAAATCGCCAAGCTGCAGGAACAGCTCAAGCTCGCCGAGACAAGGGAAGCTGAGCGGATCGGCCGGATCGCGCTCAAGGCGGGCCTTGGCGAGATCGAAATCGACGAGGCGGATCTTCAGGCAGCGTTCGAGCAACTGACCAAGCGGTTTCGCGGAGGGCAGGGCGCTACGACCGGAGGGAAGAAGGGCGCCGGCGATAGCGGCGGCGCAGCGTCGACTGCGGCGGACGCGTCTGGCGCGGGCGCGGGCAGCGCTGGTGAGGCTTGA